A part of Misgurnus anguillicaudatus chromosome 6, ASM2758022v2, whole genome shotgun sequence genomic DNA contains:
- the metap2b gene encoding methionine aminopeptidase 2b → MADELTQEVQSTAAEMKNLPNGDSHPPKEDADPVDESGKKKKKKKKKTKAGATGNHEDDGENDITKVTKQMQQQTIEDQEKEDEAEDDGEEGDSSGKKKKKKNKKKKGPKAQTDPPSIPICELYPGGVYPKGQECDYPLVQDGRSAVWRTSSEERKFLDQANEDMWNDFRQAAEAHRQVRKYVMSWIKPGMTMIEICEKLEDCSRKLIKENGLNAGLAFPTGCSLNNCAAHYTPNAGDPTVLQYDDVCKIDFGTHINGRIIDCAFTVTFNPKYDKLLEAVKDATNTGIKCAGIDVRLCDIGESIQEVMESYEVELDGKTYQVKPIRNLNGHSIGQYRIHAGKTVPIVKGGEATRMEEGEVYAIETFGSTGKGMVHDDMECSHYMKNFEVGHVPIRLPRAKHLLNVVNENFGTLAFCRRWLDRRGETKYLMALKNLCDLGIIDPYPPLCDTKGCYTAQFEHTILLRPSCKEVVSRGDDY, encoded by the exons ATGGCAGACGAGCTGACGCAGGAGGTGCAGTCAACAGCTGCAGAAATGAAGAATTTACCGAACGGAGATTCTCACCCACCGAAAGAAGACGCGGATCCGGTTGACGAAAGcgggaagaagaagaagaaaaagaagaagaagacgaaAGCAGGAGCCACAG GAAACCATGAGGATGACGGAGAGAATGACATCACCAAAGTGACAAAacaaatgcagcagcaaactATAGAAGACCAAGAGAAGGAAGATGAGGCTGAGGATG ATGGTGAGGAAGGAGACTCTTCCggaaagaaaaagaagaagaagaacaagAAAAAGAAAGGCC CCAAAGCTCAAACGGATCCTCCATCCATCCCTATCTGTGAGCTTTATCCTGGTGGGGTTTATCCCAAGGGCCAGGAATGTGATTATCCACTTGTACAAGATGG ACGCAGCGCTGTGTGGCGGACCAGCAGTGAGGAGAGAAAGTTTTTGGATCAGGCTAATGAAGACATGTGGAATGACTTCAGACAGGCTGCGGAGGCTCACCGGCAGGTCAGGAAATACGTCATGAGCTGGATCAAACCAGGCATGACCATGATCGAAATCTG CGAGAAGCTTGAGGATTGTTCCAGAAAATTAATCAAGGAAAACGGTCTAAACGCCGGTTTGGCTTTTCCGACCGGCTGCTCGCTGAACAACTGTGCCGCTCACTACACGCCTAACGCAGGAGATCCTACCGTCCTTCAGTATGATGACGTCTGCAAGATCGACTTCGGCACGCACATTAACG GTCGAATCATCGACTGCGCCTTTACCGTCACCTTTAACCCAAAGTACGATAAACTGCTGGAAGCCGTTAAAGATGCAACAAATACCGGAATTAAGTGTG CCGGGATTGACGTTCGTTTATGTGACATTGGAGAATCTATTCAGGAGGTTATGGAGTCTTATGAAGTGGAGCTTGATGGAAAAACATATCAAG TTAAACCCATTAGAAATCTCAACGGCCACTCTATCGGCCAGTACAGAATACACGCGGGCAAGACGGTGCCCATTGTGAAAGGAGGTGAAGCCACCAGAATGGAG GAGGGTGAGGTCTACGCCATCGAGACATTCGGTAGCACTGGGAAAGGAATGGTTCATGACGACATGGAGTGTTCACATTACATGAAAAACTTTGAAGTCGGTCACGTGCCAATAAG ACTTCCTAGAGCCAAACATTTGCTGAATGTTGTGAACGAGAACTTCGGCACGCTCGCCTTCTGCCGCCGCTGGCTGGACCGCCGTGGCGAGACCAAGTATTTAATGGCACTGAAGAACCTCTGTGACCTGGGCATCATCGACCCGTACCCACCTCTGTGCGACACCAAAGGATGCTACACGGCCCAGTTCGAACACACCATCCTCTTGAGACCCAGCTGTAAAGAGGTGGTGAGCCGGGGCGACGATTACTAG
- the cib1 gene encoding calcium and integrin-binding protein 1 has product MGAKASTLTKDEVSEYQELTFLTKQEIIQADKIFQELLGENRSRERIARVSQKKILTLPELKSNPFGDRICHVFSTCEVRDGSLSFEDFLDLLSAFSDSATMEIKSHYAFRIFDFDDDGTLDAKDLEKLVKRLTGETEEKSNRTTDLNKSSLSDVEMKQLIDNILEESDIDKDGTVNLSEFQHVISRSPDFVSSFKIVL; this is encoded by the exons ATGGGCGCAAAGGCGAGTACTTTAACGAAAGATGAAGTTTCCGAGTATCAG GAGCTCACATTTCTCACAAAGCAAGAGATCATACA gGCTGACAAAATATTTCAAGAACTCCTAGGTGAGAACAGATCACGTGAGAGGATTGCCAGGGTGTCCCAAAAGAAGATCCTCACACTTCCAGAACTTAAA TCGAACCCTTTCGGTGATCGGATCTGTCACGTGTTCTCCACCTGTGAAGTGAGGGATGGCAGCCTGAGCTTTGAGGATTTCCTGGATCTCCTGAGTGCCTTTAGTGATTCAGCAACCATGGAAATCAAATCCCACTACGCCTTCCGGATTTTCG ACTTTGATGATGACGGTACACTTGATGCCAAAGACCTGGAGAAACTGGTGAAACGTCTGACTGGAGAAACAGAGGAGAAATCTAACCGCACGACTGATTTAAACAAAAGCTCTCTCAGTGACGTGGAAATGAAACAGCTGATTGACAAC ATCCTGGAGGAGTCCGACATTGATAAAGATGGAACTGTAAACCTCTCCGAATTTCAGCACGTGATCTCCAGATCTCCCGACTTTGTCAG TTCATTCAAGATTGTGTTGTAA
- the gtf2h1 gene encoding general transcription factor IIH subunit 1, translating to MASLSEEVLLVVKRVRQKKQDGTLYLMAERIVWGPEGKDRFTVSHLYADIRCQKISPDGKAKIQLQLVLHTGESTTFHFANESTALKDREATKELLQQLLPKFKKKANKELEEKNRMLQEDPVLFQLYKDLVVSQVISAEEFWANRLSLNSVDHSLSNNKQQEVGISAAFLADIRPQTDGCNGLRYNLTSDIIESIFRTYPTVKQKYAENVPHTMTEKEFWTRFFQSHYFHRDRINTGQQDIFSECAKQDEKGLKSMVTQGVKNPMVDLLSLEDKTLDDGYGTATVPSTSNATNKTLRENSNCAIIKRFNHHSAMVLAAGLRKTEAPSDQTSETSSTDGNSRDSDFFQPPLKKVKLQEAIEYDDLQSDYRPKPISLNLKKSDRYSHGPVPLQSQHYTSSQDIMNSISIIQHEMKSYKPCLTQVMSSSAASSAITALSPGGVLMQGGGQQTVNQLVPTDVQSELKHLYTAVGELLRHFWSCFPVNTPFLEEKVIKMKSNLERFQLTRLRPFQEKIQRQYLSTNLTGHLEEMLQAAYSKFQAWQTRRMMRKT from the exons ATGGCGTCTCTGTCAGAAGAGGTGTTGTTGGTGGTAAAGAGGGTCCGTCAGAAGAAGCAGGACGGGACTCTATATCTGATGGCTGAACGGATCGTCTGGGGTCCGGAGGGCAAGGACCGCTTCACCGTCAGCCATCTGTATGCCGACATCCGCT GTCAGAAGATCAGTCCTGATGGTAAGGCAAAAATCCAGCTGCAGTTGGTTTTGCACACGGGTGAAAGCACCACCTTTCATTTTGCCAATGAAAGCACAGCACTGAAGGACAGAGAAGCCACTAAAGAGCTCCTACAGCAACTCCTGCCCAAATTCAAGAAGAAAGCAAACAAAGAGCTGGAGGAGAAGAACAG GATGTTGCAGGAAGACCCTGTTCTCTTCCAGCTTTATAAGGATTTAGTGGTGAGTCAGGTGATCAGCGCAGAGGAGTTTTGGGCCAATCGGCTGAGCCTGAATTCTGTAGACCACTCCCTCTCCAACAACAAACAACAGGAAGTGGGCATCTCTGCTGCCTTCCTG GCCGACATCAGACCGCAGACGGACGGTTGCAACGGTCTGCGGTATAACCTCACCTCTGACATCATCGAGTCGATCTTCAGAACCTATCCAACAG TTAAGCAGAAATATGCTGAGAACGTTCCTCACACCATGACTGAGAAGGAATTCTGGACGAGGTTCTTTCAGTCTCATTACTTCCACAGAGATCGAATCAACACGGGCCAGCAGGACATCTTCTCCGAGTGTGCCAAACAGGATGAAAAAG GTCTGAAGTCGATGGTGACTCAAGGAGTGAAGAACCCCATGGTAGATCTTCTCTCTCTGGAGGATAAAACGTTAGATGAT GGTTATGGCACGGCTACAGTTCCCTCCACTTCAAACGCCACAAACAAAACACTGAGAGAAAACAGCAACTGTGCCATCATCAAACGCTTCAACCATCACAGTGCCATGGTGCTCGCGGCCGGCCTGCGCAAAAC GGAAGCCCCCAGTGATCAGACCAGTGAAACCAGCAGCACAGATGGTAACTCCAGAGACTCGGATTTCTTCCAGCCGCCGCTCAAAAAG GTGAAACTACAAGAAGCCATAGAATATGACGACCTGCAGAGCGACTACAGGCCCAAACCGATTTCTCTCAACCTAAAGAAATCAGACAG ATACTCACACGGTCCAGTTCCTCTGCAGTCTCAACATTACACCAGCAGCCAGGACATTATGAACTCTATTAGCATCATCCAACATGAGATGAAGAGCTATAAACCCTGCCTGACTCAG GTGATGTCCAGCAGTGCGGCGAGCTCGGCCATCACAGCTCTCTCTCCTGGAGGGGTCCTGATGCAGGGTGGAGGTCAACAGACTGTTAACC AGTTAGTGCCCACTGACGTTCAAAGTGAGCTAAAGCACTTATATACAGCAGTCGGAGAGTTGCTCAGACACTTCTGGTCTTGTTTTCCTGTTAACACTCCCTTCTTGGAGGAAAAG GTTATTAAGATGAAATCCAATCTGGAACGATTTCAGCTGACTAGGCTCCGCCCATTTCAAGAGAAAATCCAACGACAGTATTTGAGCACTAAC CTAACCGGTCATCTGGAGGAAATGCTTCAGGCGGCATACAGTAAATTTCAAGCTTGGCAAACCCGCAGAATGATGAGAAAAACCTGA
- the rccd1 gene encoding RCC1 domain-containing protein 1, producing MSWFGFGFNGFGQIRPADVSGKVNCKVSTPVLISDLCGSEWRISACWSSRACVIHTDSGSHVCVSGFVCGSSGQVHEEIIPESQGCTNASISERYLTLRFTDRVECWEIRHPQNNLVWRREQGPSQNSHALALPLVPDGYVIPRSPFFCPLSPKLCAVSLALGTEHAVLLTASGTVFTWGSGSHGQLGHGALTSQEEPQVLEALWGVPITEVSAGGWHSASVSAGGDLYMWGWNESGQLGLPSKSLKEEKLRRTGNTESVLNEGEEKSKDEDEVFISIQAFPALVDVPHVTEIIRVCCGSRHTAAITGSGDLYTWGWGQYGQLGHASENSTDEPKLVEYFHSQDMCVKDVICGLWNTFVFAVSKKQSLTTARLQDKSLLS from the exons ATGAGCTGGTTTGGTTTTGGTTTTAATGGCTTTGGTCAGATAAGGCCTGCAGATGTGAGCGGAAAGGTGAATTGTAAAGTGAGCACACCTGTGCTGATATCAGACCTGTGTGGATCAGAATGGAGAATCAGTGCCTGCTGGAGCTCAAGAGCTTGTGTCATTCATACAGACA gtggcagtcatgtgtgtgtgtcagggtTTGTGTGTGGTTCATCAGGACAGGTGCATGAAGAGATCATCCCAGAGAGTCAGGGGTGCACAAACGCCTCCATCAGTGAAAGATATCTGACACTCCGCTTCACTGACAGAGTGGAATGCTGGGAAATacggcacccacaaaacaacCTGGTGTGGAGGAGGGAACAGGGACCCTCTCAAAACA GTCATGCTCTTGCATTGCCATTGGTACCAGACGGGTATGTCATTCCCAGATCACCTTTCTTCTGTCCTCTAAGCCCGAAACTTTGTGCAGTTAGCCTGGCGCTGGGCACAGAACACGCTGTGCTGCTTACCGCATCCGGGACTGTGTTTACCTGGGGATCTGGAAG TCATGGTCAGCTGGGTCATGGTGCTCTGACATCACAGGAGGAACCTCAGGTACTGGAGGCGCTCTGGGGAGTCCCAATCACAGAAGTGTCTGCTGGCGGATGGCACTCCGCTTCTGTCAGTG CCGGAGGAGATCTGTATATGTGGGGTTGGAATGAAAGCGGGCAGCTCGGCCTGCCATCTAAAAGCTTAAAGGAGGAAAAGCTCAGAAGGACTG GAAATACTGAATCGGTCCTGAACGAAGGAGAAGAGAAAAGTAAAGATGAAGATGAAGTGTTCATCTCAATTCAAGCGTTTCCTGCTCTTGTGGATGTCCCTCACGTGACAGAAATCATCAGGGTCTGCTGTGGATCCAGACATACAGCCGCCATCACAG GTTCAGGTGATCTCTACACCTGGGGATGGG GTCAGTATGGTCAGCTGGGACATGCCAGTGAAAATAGCACAGATGAACCAAAGCTGGTGGAGTATTTCCACAGTCAGGACATGTGTGTTAAAGATGTTATTTGTGGATTATGGAACACTTTTgtgtttgcagtttcaaaaaaacAATCTCTCACAACCGCACGCTTACAGGATAAAAGTTTATTAAGTTAG
- the pthlhb gene encoding parathyroid hormone-like hormone b, which translates to MLRHWGLAMILLVVPIPVEPRPTNTLSRQRRSVSHAQMMHDRSRYLQDRKRRLLINELLGHVHTAQMWDSPNHSDGNFQSARWPIAHRSKYPISAKNYPLSFQHMRTRDSLPQETSKTLRYGESKRKRKICSERWRDPDRRRDWGCQSA; encoded by the exons ATGTTGAGACACTGGGGTTTGGCTATGATCCTGTTGGTCGTCCCGATCCCGGTCGAACCCAGACCCACTAACACGCTCAGCAGACA ACGGCGTTCAGTAAGTCACGCCCAGATGATGCACGACCGAAGTCGATACCTTCAGGACAGAAAGAGGCGTCTGTTGATAAATGAACTCCTGGGACACGTGCACACAGCTCAGATGTGGGACTCCCCCAATCACAGTGATGGAAACTTTCAGAGCGCCCGCTGGCCCATCGCTCATAGGTCCAAATATCCCATCAGCGCCAAAAACTACCCCTTGAGCTTTCAGCACATGAGGACGAGAGACAGCTTACCACAAGAGACCAGCAAGACTCTTCGGTACGGGGAATCTAAGAGGAAGAGGAAGATCTGTTCGGAAAGATGGAGAGACCCAGATAGGAGAAGAGACTGGGGGTGTCAGTCTGCCTGA